The Methanothermobacter sp. genomic sequence ATTTTGGTTCAAGTTCTGTCATGACGTTCTGGGCCCATTCAACGACCATGTCAAAGTATTTGCCTGATTTGAAGATTTCAACTGTTCCCTTGAACTGGTATGGGCATTCCCTGGCGTTCTGTGGTATCAGTGCCATCTTTGGGTTTTCATGGAGGTTTCTTATGGTCTTCTTCATGTAGTTGTCTGCAATGAGGATGGTCCTCTCATCAAGTGGCCTTGCGAATCCTATGGGGACCACGTTTGGTGTGCCCTCCTCATCGGCGGTTGCAACAAAAACGAGTTCCTTCTCGATGGCATCCATCATCTCACGACTCATCATATAATATCACCGTTTATATATTACTCCCTGATCATTAGATAAATTTAACCCCCTGTTCTTTATGGTTGTTATGAAGCCTCTGAATTCATTTTAAGACATCATAAGATATTATATGCCTCTATGAAGTATTCAGATCTTCTTTTATGTCTCAGGAGCTCCTTGTGATCCTTCAGGATCCTATGGGCCAGACACAATACCATGTTGAAGTCCCTCCGGAGAGCCCCTATAATTAAACTGAAATCCTGTTAAGATCCTGCTGGCATAAGAGGTTCTTTATATGCCTTTAAGCTGAATAAAGAATTGGAAATTGTCATTCAGCCCATGCTGGAGATGGAAAGAGCATATTCATCTATCCTGAAAATGAAAAGATTTCATTAAGCCTATTTCGATTTAAAAGGTTCATATAAGGCTTTTTTAGGTCAAATAAACCAAAATATTTATATATAACCTTAAATTCAAGTTTTTAATGTCACAGTGACCCTACCGGGCACTGTGGATTGGAGGCGGTAAAATTTCTGTAAACATGAGACTGGTGTGCATGCTCACTGCATGCATGCTCCTCATGAATACAGCAGGATATGCAGTGGCAGCTGATGATACAGCCCTTGAGGTTGAAATGGAATCTGGACAGTCACTGGATCAGTGCTCCAGTTTGAATGAAAGTTACAGTGAAGACATGGTGGACAGTGACGGCACATTGTATAGCGGGGCCGATCAGCTGAGTGCAGATAACACCGAGCCCCCTGTTTCAGTGGACAGAGAAGCGTATACACCTAACACCACGGATAAACCTGTAGTGGCAGATGCAGACATGGAAAACGTCAGTGGCAATTCAGGCAGCCATTTCCAGGCTGCAGGTGATAATTCAGGTGTGAACCATGCAAACATACTGAGCGCTGCAGTTAACCTCAGGAAGTACATTGAAACCTACGGGAAGCTGCCATCAACAGTATCAGTGGGAAGCCAGAAGCTGACGGTTGCACAGTTCTTTGACCTGATGCTCAGGGATCTACTTAAAACTGCAGGAAAATCAGCTTCACTCACAGTGCGTTCAGTGCAAGCCGCGCCGAACCCAGCAGGGTCAGCGACGGGGGAGCTTTCAAAGTCAGCCTACATCAAACTTGCAGAGAATGTGCTGAAGTTCATAAACAGTAACGGCAGGGCACCCAACTATGCGAGTTCCAGTATCGGCAGGATATCCGTTGATAACCTCATATACGCGGTTTCAAGGATCCTTGCATTCCATGCTGATAATGGCAGACTCCCCAACTATGTCACGGTGAAGAAGATCAGTGCTACATCAACAGCCCCATCATCATCACTTAAGAAGAGACCTGAGAATGACCCATACAGCGGTGAGAGCACCTCCCGGTACCTTTCGGCAACAGCAAACTGCCAGGTGAATGACACGGCAATCAGGTCACTGGCAGCCAGCCTAACCTCAGGTCTCACCAGTGCATGGGATAAGGCAACAGCGATATTCAACTGGGTACGCGACAGCATCAGCTACAGCTTCTACTACAACACAAGGTACGGTGCCACTGGTACGCTAAAAACAAGGACAGGTAACTGTGTGGATCATTCACATCTCCTGGTTGCCCTCTTCAGGGCTGCAGGGCTTGCTGCCAGGTACGTCCATGGTACATGCACCTTCACCTCAGGTAACACCTATGGCCATGTCTGGGCCCAGGTACTTGTGGGTGACACCTGGTACGCTGCAGATGCCACGAGTTCAAGAAACAGCCTCGGCGCTGTATCAAGCTGGAACACTGCAACAGCAAAGATTAAGGGAATATACGCAAGTCTTCCCTTCTAGTGGTTTTTAAACCACTATTTTATTCTTTTTTAGTGATAATTGAGTCCTAAATTTAAGAATAATTGTTCTGAAGCATCAGTACCTTGCAATAAGCAGACTGTTCACAAAAAAAGATAATGGTTCTCAATAGCATCAGTACCTTGCAATAAGCAGACTGTTCACAAAAAAAGATAATGGTTCTCAATAGCATCAGTACCTTGCAATAAGCAGACTGTTCACTATAACAAAAAGCGAGAGACCCATATCACCCACAGCAACCGCGAACCACAGAGGTACCGAGCCGGTGACAGAAAGCACCGCAAGGGATAGTTTAACAGTAACCGTTAAAGCCGTGTTGATCCTCACTGTGCGGATGGTCCTCCGGCTTAAATCAATGAGTTCATCTATCCTCTCAAGGTCATCCTCCACCAGGGTTATATCGGCTGTTTCAAGTGCCACATCTGACCCCCTGACACCCATGGCTATCCCCACGTCTGCAGCTGCAAGGGCCGGTGCATCGTTAACACCATCACCAACCATTGCAACAGGTCCCCTCTTTTTAACCTCATTGATCACCTTCATCTTATCCTCTGGGAGGAGACCCCCATGATAGTTTTCAACTCCAAGTTCAGATGCAACCTCTGCTGCAACCTCCTCGGTGTCCCCTGTCAGCATCATGACCTCGATTCCCCTATCTTTGAGTTCTAAAATCGTCTTTCTGGCCGAATCCCGGATGGCATCTGTGAGGGTTATCTTCCCTGCTATCCCCTCCGGCCCCTGGAGGTAGACTGTGGTCCCATTACCTGGGCTGGCCCCTACAAGCTCAGGGCTTCCAATGGTGTACTTCACCCCGTTGATGTAGCCTGAAACACCCTTCCCAGGCATGGACTCAAATTCACTGACCTCATCTGTTTCTCCATGGTAGGAGTCAACTATGGCCTCTGCGATGGGGTGCCCTGACCTCCTCTCAAGGGAGGCTGCGATCCTGAGGACATCATTCCTCCTCTCGATGGGTTCAACCGAGGTGACCCTGGGGGATCCCTCTGTGAGGGTTCCTGTTTTATCGAAGATTATGTTTCTTACCGAGGCCATGGCCTCCAGGAACTCCGAGCCCTTGATGAGTATACCCCTTCCTGCAGCGGCGGTCATCCCGGAGACCATTGCAACCGGTGTTGATATGAGGAGTGCGCATGGACATGAGATTACAAGAAGTACAAGGGCCCTGTAGATCCATGTTCCGATGGATCCACCCATTATGATGGGGACTGCTGCCGTTAGAACCGCTAGTGATATGATAGCTGGGGTGTAGACTGATGCGAAGCGTTCTATGAACCTCTCCCTGCGGGATCTTCTGGTGGCAGCCCTTTTAACGGTTTCAATAACACCTGCAAGCACAGTGTTATCTGCTCCCCTCGTAACCCGAACCTCCAGGTATCCGTCAAGGTTCTGGGTACCTGCAAATACCTCACTACCCTTCTGGACGGTTATGGGGAGGGATTCCCCTGTTATATTTGACTGGTCCACCTTTGACCTGCCCATTGTGACGGTTCCGTCGAGTGGGATGGTTTCACCGGGTTTTATACCTATTATGGAACCAACAGTCACCTCCTCAACCTTAATCATCTTCTCAGCATCACCGAGGACCCTTGCGGTTCTTGGCCGGAGTCTTATGAGTGATTCCACGGATCTGTGGGATCTTCTGTGGGCGTACTCCTCAAGGTACTCTGCAATGTTATACAGAACCGTTACCAGGGCCGCCTCTGTGTAGTCACCAAGCGCAAGGGCACCGGCGACTGCTATGAGTATTAGGAAGTTCACTGTGAAGCGTCCCCTGAGGACTGATCTGATTGCTGAGGGGAATATCCTGTAGCCGGCAGCCGCCACTGCGGCAAGTAGCAGTGGGATTGAGATCAGACTGTCTGTGAAGCTGAGGATAATCCCTGCTGTGAGTAGTGTAACTGATGCTGCGATGACCTGTATATCTCTATCCCCCTCCTCAGGGGAGCATGAGCTGCATTCACATCCCATACAATCACCTGAACATATGAATACACATTCATATGTATTCATATTATATAAGTGTTCCTTAATATCGGTGATGCCGGGGGCGCCAGTAAAAACCTTCAAAAGTCCGGAGGGAAATCAATGAGATAAAAAAAGAGAGGGATTACTTTCTTGCCCTCGCAATCTTTCTTGCAATCACAAGTTCACCGATGGCTATCAGACCGACAAAGAACTTTTCAAGACCACCTGTAGCCCATATGGCCTCGCCAAATGTGGAGTTCCTGATCCTCTCCTCGTATTCCTTAGGCTTGATCCTCTTACCAGTGCGCCTCCTTGTGATGATTGCAGCGGCCTCCATG encodes the following:
- a CDS encoding pyridoxamine 5'-phosphate oxidase family protein, with translation MMSREMMDAIEKELVFVATADEEGTPNVVPIGFARPLDERTILIADNYMKKTIRNLHENPKMALIPQNARECPYQFKGTVEIFKSGKYFDMVVEWAQNVMTELEPKSAILMTVEEIYSVKPGPEAGEKVA
- a CDS encoding cation-translocating P-type ATPase, with amino-acid sequence MGCECSSCSPEEGDRDIQVIAASVTLLTAGIILSFTDSLISIPLLLAAVAAAGYRIFPSAIRSVLRGRFTVNFLILIAVAGALALGDYTEAALVTVLYNIAEYLEEYAHRRSHRSVESLIRLRPRTARVLGDAEKMIKVEEVTVGSIIGIKPGETIPLDGTVTMGRSKVDQSNITGESLPITVQKGSEVFAGTQNLDGYLEVRVTRGADNTVLAGVIETVKRAATRRSRRERFIERFASVYTPAIISLAVLTAAVPIIMGGSIGTWIYRALVLLVISCPCALLISTPVAMVSGMTAAAGRGILIKGSEFLEAMASVRNIIFDKTGTLTEGSPRVTSVEPIERRNDVLRIAASLERRSGHPIAEAIVDSYHGETDEVSEFESMPGKGVSGYINGVKYTIGSPELVGASPGNGTTVYLQGPEGIAGKITLTDAIRDSARKTILELKDRGIEVMMLTGDTEEVAAEVASELGVENYHGGLLPEDKMKVINEVKKRGPVAMVGDGVNDAPALAAADVGIAMGVRGSDVALETADITLVEDDLERIDELIDLSRRTIRTVRINTALTVTVKLSLAVLSVTGSVPLWFAVAVGDMGLSLFVIVNSLLIARY
- a CDS encoding pseudomurein-binding repeat-containing protein gives rise to the protein MRLVCMLTACMLLMNTAGYAVAADDTALEVEMESGQSLDQCSSLNESYSEDMVDSDGTLYSGADQLSADNTEPPVSVDREAYTPNTTDKPVVADADMENVSGNSGSHFQAAGDNSGVNHANILSAAVNLRKYIETYGKLPSTVSVGSQKLTVAQFFDLMLRDLLKTAGKSASLTVRSVQAAPNPAGSATGELSKSAYIKLAENVLKFINSNGRAPNYASSSIGRISVDNLIYAVSRILAFHADNGRLPNYVTVKKISATSTAPSSSLKKRPENDPYSGESTSRYLSATANCQVNDTAIRSLAASLTSGLTSAWDKATAIFNWVRDSISYSFYYNTRYGATGTLKTRTGNCVDHSHLLVALFRAAGLAARYVHGTCTFTSGNTYGHVWAQVLVGDTWYAADATSSRNSLGAVSSWNTATAKIKGIYASLPF